Proteins encoded in a region of the Clostridium butyricum genome:
- a CDS encoding PLP-dependent aminotransferase family protein, translating into MKIYERILEDIKKYIIDEKVPQGFKLPSINYMCEKYNCSKGTVIKAYDSLCSEHIIYATPQKGFFVADNLVRYNNDNSGSYDLSTGNPVVSSIPVKDIQHCLNSAVELYSDISLAMTSKGIPSVLKILPEILNKSDIYCKNKNIYLSQGVLQVLTLLSKMPFPNGNDTILIEEPSYVYYIDFLIHENLEVKTIKRDENGINIKELEEIFKNEKIKFFYTIPRNHNPLGTYYSVRQRKSIIELAHKYNVYVVEDDYFSDVYSLPNYSPIYYYSDFKNCIYLKSYSKTIPYIRIGAAVIPDDLIDRYEEWIKYSYYSSYYMPSLVSQATFESYIKSNIYEKHIKIIDKHLKELLSIFRSVTAKWDSNIVKVIGGKSGYYSTMILNSKISSKELIDRLKKRNIYASSNKRAYYNKENYDNSIRISLARLNKNEVKVVLEIIYEEILTLM; encoded by the coding sequence ATGAAGATATATGAAAGGATTTTAGAAGATATAAAAAAATATATAATTGATGAAAAGGTTCCACAAGGATTTAAGCTTCCATCAATTAATTATATGTGTGAAAAATACAACTGTAGCAAGGGAACCGTAATTAAAGCATATGATTCTTTATGTAGTGAACATATAATTTATGCTACACCACAAAAGGGGTTTTTTGTTGCTGATAATCTTGTTAGGTATAATAATGATAATTCTGGAAGTTATGATTTATCCACTGGAAATCCTGTAGTAAGCAGTATTCCTGTAAAAGATATTCAACATTGTTTAAATTCAGCAGTAGAGCTTTATAGTGATATTTCTCTTGCAATGACTTCAAAAGGAATACCTAGTGTTTTAAAAATACTTCCGGAAATTCTTAATAAAAGTGATATTTATTGTAAAAATAAAAATATATATTTATCTCAAGGGGTACTTCAAGTTTTAACATTACTGTCAAAAATGCCATTTCCTAATGGTAATGATACTATATTAATTGAAGAACCATCATATGTTTATTATATAGATTTTTTAATACATGAAAATTTAGAGGTTAAAACAATAAAAAGAGATGAGAATGGAATTAATATTAAGGAACTTGAAGAAATATTTAAAAATGAAAAAATAAAATTTTTCTACACAATTCCTAGAAATCATAATCCGTTAGGGACATATTACTCAGTAAGGCAAAGAAAGTCTATCATAGAACTTGCACACAAATATAATGTTTATGTTGTTGAGGATGATTATTTTTCAGATGTATACAGTCTTCCAAATTATTCACCTATATATTATTATTCAGACTTTAAAAACTGTATATATTTAAAAAGCTATTCTAAGACAATACCCTATATAAGGATTGGAGCAGCAGTGATTCCTGATGATTTAATAGATAGATATGAGGAATGGATTAAATACTCATACTATTCTTCATATTATATGCCGTCTTTAGTTTCACAGGCTACTTTTGAATCATATATAAAAAGCAATATTTATGAAAAGCATATAAAGATTATTGATAAACATTTAAAAGAACTATTGTCTATATTTAGATCGGTAACAGCAAAATGGGATTCTAATATAGTTAAAGTTATAGGGGGAAAGTCAGGGTATTATTCAACTATGATATTAAATAGTAAAATAAGCAGTAAAGAGTTAATTGATAGATTAAAGAAAAGGAATATATATGCATCATCTAATAAAAGGGCTTATTATAATAAAGAAAATTATGATAATAGTATAAGAATTAGTCTTGCAAGACTTAATAAAAATGAAGTAAAGGTTGTGTTGGAAATTATATATGAAGAAATTCTAACACTTATGTAG
- a CDS encoding 6-phospho-beta-glucosidase, with amino-acid sequence MAFNEKFLWGGAVAAHQLEGGWNEGGKGPSTADVMTAGAHGVPREITDGVIEGLNYPNHEAIDFYHRYKEDIALFAEMGFKCFRTSIAWSRIFPNGDELEPNEEGLKFYDDMFDELLKYNIEPVITLSHFEIPYGICKKYGGWRNRKVIDMFVRFATTVMERYKDKVKYWMTFNEINNQAETEYDLFAWTCSGVRFEDGENRVEVTYQAVHHELVASALVVKKGHEINPHFKIGCMLAYVPVYPYSCNPQDMMLSVEAMHERYLYGDVHCRGYYPSYALNKWKRDGINIKMEDGDAEILKEGCVDYIGFSYYMSASVKSDIATDEGDGMSGYSRAVKNPYVEASDWGWQIDPVGLRYALNSLYERYQKPLFIVENGFGAVDVKEEDGTCNDDYRIDYLAKHIVQMKKAVELDGVDLMGYTPWGCIDLVSFGTGEMKKRYGFIYVDKDNDGNGTLNRSKKKSFDWYKNVIATNGEEL; translated from the coding sequence ATGGCATTTAACGAAAAATTTTTATGGGGTGGAGCAGTGGCTGCACATCAATTAGAAGGTGGATGGAATGAAGGGGGAAAAGGCCCGAGTACAGCAGATGTTATGACAGCAGGAGCACATGGAGTTCCAAGAGAAATAACAGATGGTGTTATTGAAGGACTTAATTACCCGAATCATGAAGCAATAGATTTTTATCACAGATATAAGGAAGATATAGCATTATTTGCTGAGATGGGATTTAAGTGCTTTAGAACTTCAATTGCATGGTCAAGAATATTTCCAAACGGAGATGAACTTGAACCAAATGAAGAAGGTTTAAAGTTTTATGATGATATGTTTGATGAATTATTGAAGTATAATATTGAACCAGTAATTACATTATCACACTTTGAAATACCATATGGAATATGTAAAAAATATGGTGGATGGAGAAATCGTAAAGTAATTGACATGTTTGTAAGGTTTGCAACAACGGTTATGGAACGATACAAAGATAAAGTTAAGTACTGGATGACATTTAATGAAATAAATAATCAAGCAGAAACTGAATATGACTTATTTGCATGGACTTGCTCAGGAGTTAGATTTGAAGATGGTGAAAATAGAGTAGAAGTAACTTATCAGGCAGTTCATCATGAACTAGTTGCAAGTGCACTAGTTGTTAAAAAGGGACATGAAATTAATCCACATTTTAAAATAGGATGTATGCTTGCTTATGTTCCAGTATATCCATACTCATGTAATCCACAAGATATGATGCTTTCAGTAGAAGCTATGCATGAACGTTATCTATATGGTGATGTTCACTGTAGAGGATATTATCCAAGCTATGCTCTTAATAAATGGAAAAGAGATGGAATTAATATAAAGATGGAAGATGGAGATGCTGAAATTTTAAAGGAAGGATGCGTTGATTATATAGGATTTAGTTATTATATGTCAGCATCAGTTAAAAGTGATATAGCAACTGATGAAGGTGACGGTATGTCTGGATATTCTAGAGCTGTGAAAAATCCTTATGTTGAAGCAAGTGACTGGGGATGGCAGATTGATCCTGTTGGTCTTAGATATGCATTGAATTCTTTATATGAAAGATATCAAAAGCCATTATTTATAGTTGAAAATGGATTTGGGGCTGTTGATGTTAAAGAAGAAGATGGAACATGCAATGATGATTATAGAATAGATTATCTTGCTAAACATATAGTACAAATGAAAAAGGCCGTTGAACTTGACGGCGTTGATTTAATGGGATACACTCCATGGGGATGCATCGATTTAGTATCATTTGGAACTGGTGAAATGAAGAAACGTTATGGATTTATCTATGTTGATAAAGATAATGATGGTAATGGTACGTTAAATAGAAGTAAGAAGAAATCTTTTGATTGGTACAAAAACGTTATTGCTACTAATGGAGAAGAATTATAA
- a CDS encoding PTS sugar transporter subunit IIB — MITIRLFCAAGMSTSLLVNKMKESASKRGLEVDIAAFPEGQMDKHLDGVDVALLGPQVGYRLTNAKAVCGPKKVPIDVIPMVDYGMMNGEKVLDFALKLSGK; from the coding sequence ATGATAACAATAAGATTATTTTGTGCAGCAGGAATGTCAACAAGTTTATTAGTTAATAAAATGAAGGAAAGTGCATCTAAAAGAGGCTTAGAAGTTGATATAGCAGCATTCCCAGAAGGACAAATGGATAAGCATTTAGATGGTGTAGATGTTGCATTACTTGGACCACAAGTTGGATACAGACTAACAAATGCAAAAGCAGTATGTGGTCCTAAGAAAGTTCCTATAGATGTTATACCTATGGTTGATTATGGAATGATGAATGGAGAAAAGGTACTAGATTTTGCACTAAAACTATCTGGTAAATAG
- a CDS encoding PTS lactose/cellobiose transporter subunit IIA: protein MEQLEMQIMNIIINAGDCKNHAYMALSKVNEGQYEEAEKEMVLANDALAKAHDSQTEMLQKEAAGEKVDFSILFVHAQDHLMTAISEKNLIEQIIELRKVVNMLINK from the coding sequence ATGGAACAATTAGAAATGCAAATAATGAATATAATAATCAACGCAGGAGATTGTAAGAATCATGCATATATGGCATTAAGTAAAGTTAATGAAGGTCAATATGAAGAGGCAGAAAAAGAAATGGTTCTTGCAAATGACGCATTAGCTAAAGCTCATGATTCACAAACTGAAATGTTACAAAAAGAAGCAGCAGGAGAAAAAGTAGATTTTTCTATTTTATTTGTACATGCACAGGATCATTTAATGACTGCAATTTCAGAAAAGAATCTAATTGAACAAATTATAGAATTAAGAAAAGTTGTGAATATGTTAATAAATAAATAG
- a CDS encoding ROK family protein yields the protein MRYNLGIDIGGTFIKYALVDDKYEIRDKWKVETIKFETKDNFYDYICSNIKSLDLVDKIGISAPGLIDENSNVRSYAAENVVIMYGTNINEEISKRTNRTTSAINDAKSAGLCEFKIGNAKGSKLSAFFIIGTGTGGCICDEKGVVYGKDSFAGEFHHIPHINLDTGKIDRLGDFSSMTGLINIYNQKVDDFNKLRYGHEICNKYLNDDIVAKEAFEEWIRNICVHLITISVFYNPDVICIGGGISEEAWFINLIKNKFKHMSREYIFNKDVITTRIEKCRYNNDANILGAVINVENL from the coding sequence ATGAGATATAATTTGGGAATTGATATTGGTGGAACTTTTATAAAATATGCATTAGTCGATGATAAATATGAAATAAGAGATAAATGGAAAGTTGAAACTATCAAATTTGAAACTAAAGATAATTTTTATGATTATATATGTTCAAATATAAAATCCTTAGATTTAGTTGATAAGATAGGAATCAGTGCTCCAGGACTTATTGATGAAAACTCTAATGTTAGATCTTATGCAGCAGAAAATGTAGTGATAATGTATGGAACTAATATAAATGAAGAAATAAGTAAAAGGACAAATAGAACAACATCAGCAATAAATGATGCAAAATCAGCTGGATTATGTGAGTTTAAAATTGGCAACGCAAAAGGTAGTAAATTGTCTGCATTTTTTATTATTGGAACTGGCACAGGTGGATGCATTTGTGATGAAAAAGGTGTTGTGTATGGGAAAGATTCATTTGCAGGAGAGTTTCATCATATTCCTCATATAAATTTAGATACTGGAAAAATTGATAGACTAGGTGATTTTTCATCAATGACAGGCCTTATAAATATATATAATCAAAAAGTGGATGATTTTAACAAGTTAAGATATGGACATGAAATATGCAATAAATATTTAAATGATGATATTGTTGCAAAAGAAGCATTTGAAGAATGGATAAGAAACATATGTGTCCACCTTATTACAATAAGCGTGTTTTATAATCCTGATGTCATATGTATTGGCGGAGGAATTTCTGAAGAAGCTTGGTTCATAAATTTAATAAAAAATAAATTTAAACATATGTCTAGAGAATATATTTTTAACAAAGATGTAATAACAACAAGAATAGAAAAATGTAGATACAATAATGATGCTAACATTCTGGGAGCAGTAATAAATGTAGAAAATTTATAG
- a CDS encoding 6-phospho-beta-glucosidase → MNKKIKIVTIGGGSSYTPELIEGFIKRYHELPVGEIWLVDIESGKEKLEIVGNLAKRMVKKAGVPIDIHLTLDRREALKDADFVTTQIRVGQLDARNKDERIPLSHGVIGQETNGAGGMFKAFRTIPVILDIDKDMSQLCPNAWLINFSNPAGMVTEALLKYGINKKVIGLCNVPIGMEKAVAGMLDVDSNRITMTFAGLNHMVFGKEIYLDGENVTDKVINSIAEGKMGSIVKNIKDFEWSPHFIKALNMMPCPYHKYYYQTSEMLEDELKEFSKGETRAEIVQKLEKDLFELYKDETLDIKPPQLEKRGGAYYSDAACRLINSIYNDKKDIQPVDVRNNGAIEGIDDNSAVEVSCIITKDGPKPLSIGKLPVAVNGLVQTIKSFEKLVVDAAVEGDYNKALLALTINPLIPSEKMAKVLLDELLEAHKEYLPQFN, encoded by the coding sequence ATGAATAAAAAAATTAAAATTGTAACAATTGGTGGAGGTTCAAGTTATACTCCAGAATTAATTGAAGGATTTATAAAAAGATATCATGAACTTCCTGTAGGAGAAATATGGCTTGTAGATATTGAAAGTGGAAAAGAAAAATTAGAAATTGTAGGTAATTTAGCAAAAAGAATGGTTAAAAAAGCTGGTGTTCCTATTGATATACATTTAACGTTAGACCGAAGAGAAGCATTGAAAGATGCAGACTTTGTAACTACTCAAATCAGAGTTGGTCAGTTAGATGCAAGGAACAAAGATGAAAGAATTCCTTTAAGTCACGGGGTTATTGGTCAAGAAACAAATGGTGCAGGAGGTATGTTTAAAGCATTTAGAACTATTCCTGTAATTTTAGATATAGATAAAGATATGTCACAATTATGCCCTAATGCATGGCTTATAAACTTCTCCAATCCAGCAGGTATGGTTACAGAAGCTCTTCTTAAATATGGAATAAATAAAAAAGTCATTGGTCTTTGTAATGTTCCTATTGGAATGGAAAAAGCAGTTGCTGGAATGTTAGATGTTGATTCTAATCGCATTACAATGACTTTTGCTGGATTAAATCATATGGTTTTTGGTAAAGAAATTTATCTTGATGGTGAAAACGTAACTGATAAAGTAATTAATTCTATTGCTGAAGGAAAAATGGGCTCAATAGTTAAAAATATAAAAGATTTTGAATGGAGTCCACATTTTATAAAAGCACTAAATATGATGCCATGTCCATATCATAAATACTATTATCAGACTTCTGAAATGCTTGAAGATGAATTAAAAGAGTTCTCTAAGGGTGAAACAAGAGCTGAAATTGTTCAAAAACTTGAAAAAGACTTATTTGAATTATATAAAGATGAAACTCTAGACATAAAACCACCTCAATTAGAAAAACGTGGTGGAGCATATTATTCTGATGCTGCATGCAGACTTATTAATTCTATTTATAATGACAAAAAAGACATTCAACCTGTTGATGTTAGAAATAACGGTGCAATAGAAGGAATTGATGATAACTCTGCTGTTGAGGTTTCATGTATTATAACAAAAGATGGTCCTAAACCACTTTCAATTGGGAAATTACCAGTTGCCGTAAATGGTTTGGTTCAAACAATAAAATCTTTCGAAAAACTTGTAGTTGATGCTGCTGTTGAAGGTGATTATAATAAAGCACTGCTTGCATTAACAATAAATCCATTAATTCCTTCAGAGAAAATGGCAAAAGTTCTTTTAGATGAGTTATTAGAAGCTCATAAAGAATATCTTCCTCAATTTAATTAA